A portion of the Osmia lignaria lignaria isolate PbOS001 chromosome 15, iyOsmLign1, whole genome shotgun sequence genome contains these proteins:
- the Fim gene encoding plastin-2 fimbrin isoform X4: protein MPGYKVRQMIEEYDDKQRSEHKGRLSFEEFEKLCKKLKANELGSTFKQVVSKKENLETLGGISEASSEGTTHSVRLEEQLAFSDWINTNLSHDPDLKHLLPIDAEGKTLYEKVKDGILLCKIINHSCPDTIDERTINKKNLTLYKKHENLTLALSSAQAIGCNIVNIDAHDLIKGSPHLVLGLLWQIIRIGLFNQITLENCPGLATLLQDGERIEDLLKLSPESILLRWVNHHLENAGIARRCKNFYSDITDSAIYTYLIKQIAPPNAGVTLEALMEPNHTSRAEIMLQQAAKLGCRSFVTPSDVVHGIYKLNLAFVANLFNNYPGLDKPESNIEGLESLEETREEKTYRNWMNSMGVVPYVNWLYSDLTDGLVIFQLYDIIKPGTVNWNRVHQYFSKLRKFMEKLENCNYAVELGKTMNFSLVGIAGQDINDGNATLTLALIWQLMRSYTLSLLTSLAGTQGSTMVEKEVVQWVNSKLQGAGKTSSIKGFQDSSIADGKVVIDLIDAIKPGSVNYDLVKEGGTGEENLDNAKYAISLARKCGARVYALPEDITEVKPKMVMTVFACLMAMDYIPNMDSVKQQNNVNNSQ from the exons ATGCCCGGTTACAAAGTTCGCCAGATGATCGAGGAATACGACGATAAACAGAGATCAGAGCACAAAGGACGTCTTTCCTTCGAAGAATTCGAGAAATTGTGCAAAAAGTTAAAGGCCAATGAACTCGGCTCCACGTTCAAACAAGTGGTGTCGAAGAAGGAGAATCTGGAGACGTTGGGTGGTATCTCGGAGGCGTCCAGTGAAGGAACCACCCACTCGGTCAGATTAGAGGAGCAACTTGCCTTCAGTGATTGGATCAACACAAATCTGTCGCATGATCCTGATTTGAAACACCTGCTGCCCATTGATGCTGAAGGGAAGACCCTGTACGAGAAGGTCAAGGATGGAATTCTTCTCTG CAAGATAATTAATCATTCCTGCCCCGACACCATCGACGAGCGTACCATCAACAAGAAGAACCTGACATTGTACAAGAAGCACGAGAATCTGACCCTAGCTCTATCATCAGCCCAAGCAATCGGCTGCAACATCGTCAACATCGACGCCCACGATCTCATCAAAGGTTCACCTCACCTGGTTCTGGGTCTCCTCTGGCAAATTATCAGGATCGGTCTGTTCAATCAAATCACCCTGGAGAACTGTCCTGGTCTGGCTACCTTGCTCCAAGACGGCGAACGTATCGAGGATCTATTAAAATTGTCCCCAGAATCGATTCTCCTCAGATGGGTGAACCATCACCTGGAGAACGCTGGTATCGCCAGAAGGTGCAAGAATTTCTACTCAGACATCACCGACTCGGCGATCTACACTTATCTTATCAAACAAATCGCACCACCCAATGCTGGTGTCACCCTGGAGGCTCTAATGGAACCCAACCACACCTCGCGAGCAGAGATCATGCTGCAACAGGCAGCCAAATTAGGTTGCCGCAGTTTCGTAACCCCGAGCGACGTGGTCCATGGTATCTACAAATTGAATTTGGCCTTCGTGGCGAACCTGTTCAATAATTACCCGGGTCTAGACAAGCCGGAGAGCAATATAGAAGGATTGGAATCGTTGGAGGAGACTAGAGAAGAGAAAACATATAGAAATTGGATGAACTCCATGGGAGTGGTTCCCTATGTAAATTGGTTGTACTCCGATTTAACCGATGGTCTGGTGATCTTCCAGTTGTACGACATCATTAAACCAGGAACGGTTAACTGGAACAGGGTACACCAGTACTTCAGCAAGTTAAGGAAGTTCATGGAGAAGTTGGAGAATTGTAATTACGCTGTCGAGCTAGGGAAAACGATGAACTTCTCGTTGGTTGGGATCGCCGGGCAGGATATAAACGATGGAAACGCAACGTTGACCCTCGCATTGATCTGGCAGCTGATGAGGTCGTACACGTTGTCTCTGTTGACGTCGCTGGCTGGTACTCAGGGTAGTACCATGGTGGAGAAGGAGGTTGTTCAGTGGGTGAACTCGAAATTACAGGGGGCTGGGAAGACTAGTAGTATCAAAGGTTTCCAAGATTCCTCGATAGCCGATGGGAAAGTGGTTATCGATCTGATCGATGCCATCAAACCGGGATCTGTGAACTATGATCTGGTTAAGGAGGGAGGCACCGGAGAG GAGAACCTGGACAACGCGAAATACGCGATATCCTTGGCACGAAAATGTGGCGCGCGCGTTTACGCGCTACCGGAGGACATAACCGAGGTGAAACCTAAGATGGTGATGACGGTGTTCGCTTGTCTGATGGCGATGGACTACATCCCGAATATGGACTCGGTGAAGCAGCAGAACAACGTGAACAACAGTCAATAA
- the Fim gene encoding plastin-2 fimbrin isoform X3, translating to MQVVPLRLAGKRRLIVIDENGDGFINLTELRSALDICGFKMPGYKVRQMIEEYDDKQRSEHKGRLSFEEFEKLCKKLKANELGSTFKQVVSKKENLETLGGISEASSEGTTHSVRLEEQLAFSDWINTNLSHDPDLKHLLPIDAEGKTLYEKVKDGILLCKIINHSCPDTIDERTINKKNLTLYKKHENLTLALSSAQAIGCNIVNIDAHDLIKGSPHLVLGLLWQIIRIGLFNQITLENCPGLATLLQDGERIEDLLKLSPESILLRWVNHHLENAGIARRCKNFYSDITDSAIYTYLIKQIAPPNAGVTLEALMEPNHTSRAEIMLQQAAKLGCRSFVTPSDVVHGIYKLNLAFVANLFNNYPGLDKPESNIEGLESLEETREEKTYRNWMNSMGVVPYVNWLYSDLTDGLVIFQLYDIIKPGTVNWNRVHQYFSKLRKFMEKLENCNYAVELGKTMNFSLVGIAGQDINDGNATLTLALIWQLMRSYTLSLLTSLAGTQGSTMVEKEVVQWVNSKLQGAGKTSSIKGFQDSSIADGKVVIDLIDAIKPGSVNYDLVKEGGTGEENLDNAKYAISLARKCGARVYALPEDITEVKPKMVMTVFACLMAMDYIPNMDSVKQQNNVNNSQ from the exons ATCGACGAAAACGGAGACGGCTTCATCAATCTGACCGAGTTACGAAGCGCTCTGGACATCTGTGGCTTCAAGATGCCCGGTTACAAAGTTCGCCAGATGATCGAGGAATACGACGATAAACAGAGATCAGAGCACAAAGGACGTCTTTCCTTCGAAGAATTCGAGAAATTGTGCAAAAAGTTAAAGGCCAATGAACTCGGCTCCACGTTCAAACAAGTGGTGTCGAAGAAGGAGAATCTGGAGACGTTGGGTGGTATCTCGGAGGCGTCCAGTGAAGGAACCACCCACTCGGTCAGATTAGAGGAGCAACTTGCCTTCAGTGATTGGATCAACACAAATCTGTCGCATGATCCTGATTTGAAACACCTGCTGCCCATTGATGCTGAAGGGAAGACCCTGTACGAGAAGGTCAAGGATGGAATTCTTCTCTG CAAGATAATTAATCATTCCTGCCCCGACACCATCGACGAGCGTACCATCAACAAGAAGAACCTGACATTGTACAAGAAGCACGAGAATCTGACCCTAGCTCTATCATCAGCCCAAGCAATCGGCTGCAACATCGTCAACATCGACGCCCACGATCTCATCAAAGGTTCACCTCACCTGGTTCTGGGTCTCCTCTGGCAAATTATCAGGATCGGTCTGTTCAATCAAATCACCCTGGAGAACTGTCCTGGTCTGGCTACCTTGCTCCAAGACGGCGAACGTATCGAGGATCTATTAAAATTGTCCCCAGAATCGATTCTCCTCAGATGGGTGAACCATCACCTGGAGAACGCTGGTATCGCCAGAAGGTGCAAGAATTTCTACTCAGACATCACCGACTCGGCGATCTACACTTATCTTATCAAACAAATCGCACCACCCAATGCTGGTGTCACCCTGGAGGCTCTAATGGAACCCAACCACACCTCGCGAGCAGAGATCATGCTGCAACAGGCAGCCAAATTAGGTTGCCGCAGTTTCGTAACCCCGAGCGACGTGGTCCATGGTATCTACAAATTGAATTTGGCCTTCGTGGCGAACCTGTTCAATAATTACCCGGGTCTAGACAAGCCGGAGAGCAATATAGAAGGATTGGAATCGTTGGAGGAGACTAGAGAAGAGAAAACATATAGAAATTGGATGAACTCCATGGGAGTGGTTCCCTATGTAAATTGGTTGTACTCCGATTTAACCGATGGTCTGGTGATCTTCCAGTTGTACGACATCATTAAACCAGGAACGGTTAACTGGAACAGGGTACACCAGTACTTCAGCAAGTTAAGGAAGTTCATGGAGAAGTTGGAGAATTGTAATTACGCTGTCGAGCTAGGGAAAACGATGAACTTCTCGTTGGTTGGGATCGCCGGGCAGGATATAAACGATGGAAACGCAACGTTGACCCTCGCATTGATCTGGCAGCTGATGAGGTCGTACACGTTGTCTCTGTTGACGTCGCTGGCTGGTACTCAGGGTAGTACCATGGTGGAGAAGGAGGTTGTTCAGTGGGTGAACTCGAAATTACAGGGGGCTGGGAAGACTAGTAGTATCAAAGGTTTCCAAGATTCCTCGATAGCCGATGGGAAAGTGGTTATCGATCTGATCGATGCCATCAAACCGGGATCTGTGAACTATGATCTGGTTAAGGAGGGAGGCACCGGAGAG GAGAACCTGGACAACGCGAAATACGCGATATCCTTGGCACGAAAATGTGGCGCGCGCGTTTACGCGCTACCGGAGGACATAACCGAGGTGAAACCTAAGATGGTGATGACGGTGTTCGCTTGTCTGATGGCGATGGACTACATCCCGAATATGGACTCGGTGAAGCAGCAGAACAACGTGAACAACAGTCAATAA
- the LOC117600106 gene encoding uncharacterized protein LOC117600106 encodes MLASLIPFFLVARVAVDETAWKYGPEYIFNIEMNIMELTNPMHSDAVQRSNYTVMNMFCRPKSFDKLNCRLANAKRLSMDVTNNNQLDIPEEEMKHLYSEEPFDIKFNEYGIDYLLVNDQIPVGNLNDIKLIAERLSIGVDLNGIPDGVFEIFENSTVGQCSVTVGVHHYPSTKMMHKIKNPRYELESLPQLNKVPSEAIIIQKMTNLNNCSSYASFYFGSYGNNVVESDLQSHLANSISRIYVSDYQFDSSLTRNGTIGSEKMNNLVVISQHVGLTLSDIRAAKRELPELFDASKTTIMANADVDKFYPMK; translated from the exons ATGCTCGCCTCATTAATTCCGTTCTTCTTAG TCGCTCGTGTGGCGGTCGACGAAACCGCATGGAAATATGGTCCGGAATACATATTCAATATAGAAATGAACATCATGGAACTGACCAACCCCATGCACTCTGATGCGGTACAAAGATCTAATTACACCGTGATGAATATGTTCTGCAGACCAAAGTCATTCGACAAACTGAATTGTCGCCTGGCAAACGCTAAACGACTTAGCATGGACGTAACAAATAATAATCAACTGGATATACCTGAAGAGGAAATGAAGCACCTGTATAGCGAAGAACCATTCgatataaaattcaatgaatACGGTATCGATTATTTATTGGTGAACGATCAGATTCCAGTAGGAAATTTGAATGATATCAAATTAATTGCTGAACGTTTAAGCATCGGTGTTGATTTGAATGGAATACCAGATGGagtgtttgaaatttttgaaaattccacGGTTGGACAGTGCAGTGTCACTGTTGGAGTTCATCATTATCCTTCGACTAAGATGATGCACAAGATAAAAAATCCTAGATACGAACTTGAGTCTCTACCACAGTTGAACAAAGTTCCAAGTGAAGCTATAATTATTCAGAAGATGACGAATTTGAATAATTGCAGTTCTTATGCTTCGTTTTACTTTGGATCTTATGGGAACAATGTAGTTGAGTCTGATCTTCAGTCACACTTG GCAAACTCGATCAGCCGAATCTACGTGAGCGATTACCAATTTGATTCATCTTTAACGAGAAACGGCACCATAGGATCTGAGAAAATGAATAATCTAGTGGTTATATCACAACACGTAGGTCTAACTCTAAGCGACATTAGAGCTGCTAAAAGAGAATTGCCTGAACTTTTTGATGCTTCAAAGACGACTATTATGGCTAATGCTGATGTTGACAAATTCTATCCAATGAAATAA
- the Fim gene encoding plastin-2 fimbrin isoform X1: MEMLEMKKWDVIEEFARDFSYFASIIDENGDGFINLTELRSALDICGFKMPGYKVRQMIEEYDDKQRSEHKGRLSFEEFEKLCKKLKANELGSTFKQVVSKKENLETLGGISEASSEGTTHSVRLEEQLAFSDWINTNLSHDPDLKHLLPIDAEGKTLYEKVKDGILLCKIINHSCPDTIDERTINKKNLTLYKKHENLTLALSSAQAIGCNIVNIDAHDLIKGSPHLVLGLLWQIIRIGLFNQITLENCPGLATLLQDGERIEDLLKLSPESILLRWVNHHLENAGIARRCKNFYSDITDSAIYTYLIKQIAPPNAGVTLEALMEPNHTSRAEIMLQQAAKLGCRSFVTPSDVVHGIYKLNLAFVANLFNNYPGLDKPESNIEGLESLEETREEKTYRNWMNSMGVVPYVNWLYSDLTDGLVIFQLYDIIKPGTVNWNRVHQYFSKLRKFMEKLENCNYAVELGKTMNFSLVGIAGQDINDGNATLTLALIWQLMRSYTLSLLTSLAGTQGSTMVEKEVVQWVNSKLQGAGKTSSIKGFQDSSIADGKVVIDLIDAIKPGSVNYDLVKEGGTGEENLDNAKYAISLARKCGARVYALPEDITEVKPKMVMTVFACLMAMDYIPNMDSVKQQNNVNNSQ; encoded by the exons ATCGACGAAAACGGAGACGGCTTCATCAATCTGACCGAGTTACGAAGCGCTCTGGACATCTGTGGCTTCAAGATGCCCGGTTACAAAGTTCGCCAGATGATCGAGGAATACGACGATAAACAGAGATCAGAGCACAAAGGACGTCTTTCCTTCGAAGAATTCGAGAAATTGTGCAAAAAGTTAAAGGCCAATGAACTCGGCTCCACGTTCAAACAAGTGGTGTCGAAGAAGGAGAATCTGGAGACGTTGGGTGGTATCTCGGAGGCGTCCAGTGAAGGAACCACCCACTCGGTCAGATTAGAGGAGCAACTTGCCTTCAGTGATTGGATCAACACAAATCTGTCGCATGATCCTGATTTGAAACACCTGCTGCCCATTGATGCTGAAGGGAAGACCCTGTACGAGAAGGTCAAGGATGGAATTCTTCTCTG CAAGATAATTAATCATTCCTGCCCCGACACCATCGACGAGCGTACCATCAACAAGAAGAACCTGACATTGTACAAGAAGCACGAGAATCTGACCCTAGCTCTATCATCAGCCCAAGCAATCGGCTGCAACATCGTCAACATCGACGCCCACGATCTCATCAAAGGTTCACCTCACCTGGTTCTGGGTCTCCTCTGGCAAATTATCAGGATCGGTCTGTTCAATCAAATCACCCTGGAGAACTGTCCTGGTCTGGCTACCTTGCTCCAAGACGGCGAACGTATCGAGGATCTATTAAAATTGTCCCCAGAATCGATTCTCCTCAGATGGGTGAACCATCACCTGGAGAACGCTGGTATCGCCAGAAGGTGCAAGAATTTCTACTCAGACATCACCGACTCGGCGATCTACACTTATCTTATCAAACAAATCGCACCACCCAATGCTGGTGTCACCCTGGAGGCTCTAATGGAACCCAACCACACCTCGCGAGCAGAGATCATGCTGCAACAGGCAGCCAAATTAGGTTGCCGCAGTTTCGTAACCCCGAGCGACGTGGTCCATGGTATCTACAAATTGAATTTGGCCTTCGTGGCGAACCTGTTCAATAATTACCCGGGTCTAGACAAGCCGGAGAGCAATATAGAAGGATTGGAATCGTTGGAGGAGACTAGAGAAGAGAAAACATATAGAAATTGGATGAACTCCATGGGAGTGGTTCCCTATGTAAATTGGTTGTACTCCGATTTAACCGATGGTCTGGTGATCTTCCAGTTGTACGACATCATTAAACCAGGAACGGTTAACTGGAACAGGGTACACCAGTACTTCAGCAAGTTAAGGAAGTTCATGGAGAAGTTGGAGAATTGTAATTACGCTGTCGAGCTAGGGAAAACGATGAACTTCTCGTTGGTTGGGATCGCCGGGCAGGATATAAACGATGGAAACGCAACGTTGACCCTCGCATTGATCTGGCAGCTGATGAGGTCGTACACGTTGTCTCTGTTGACGTCGCTGGCTGGTACTCAGGGTAGTACCATGGTGGAGAAGGAGGTTGTTCAGTGGGTGAACTCGAAATTACAGGGGGCTGGGAAGACTAGTAGTATCAAAGGTTTCCAAGATTCCTCGATAGCCGATGGGAAAGTGGTTATCGATCTGATCGATGCCATCAAACCGGGATCTGTGAACTATGATCTGGTTAAGGAGGGAGGCACCGGAGAG GAGAACCTGGACAACGCGAAATACGCGATATCCTTGGCACGAAAATGTGGCGCGCGCGTTTACGCGCTACCGGAGGACATAACCGAGGTGAAACCTAAGATGGTGATGACGGTGTTCGCTTGTCTGATGGCGATGGACTACATCCCGAATATGGACTCGGTGAAGCAGCAGAACAACGTGAACAACAGTCAATAA
- the Fim gene encoding plastin-2 fimbrin isoform X2, producing the protein MYSNNMATTIDDRQELLEQFQAIDENGDGFINLTELRSALDICGFKMPGYKVRQMIEEYDDKQRSEHKGRLSFEEFEKLCKKLKANELGSTFKQVVSKKENLETLGGISEASSEGTTHSVRLEEQLAFSDWINTNLSHDPDLKHLLPIDAEGKTLYEKVKDGILLCKIINHSCPDTIDERTINKKNLTLYKKHENLTLALSSAQAIGCNIVNIDAHDLIKGSPHLVLGLLWQIIRIGLFNQITLENCPGLATLLQDGERIEDLLKLSPESILLRWVNHHLENAGIARRCKNFYSDITDSAIYTYLIKQIAPPNAGVTLEALMEPNHTSRAEIMLQQAAKLGCRSFVTPSDVVHGIYKLNLAFVANLFNNYPGLDKPESNIEGLESLEETREEKTYRNWMNSMGVVPYVNWLYSDLTDGLVIFQLYDIIKPGTVNWNRVHQYFSKLRKFMEKLENCNYAVELGKTMNFSLVGIAGQDINDGNATLTLALIWQLMRSYTLSLLTSLAGTQGSTMVEKEVVQWVNSKLQGAGKTSSIKGFQDSSIADGKVVIDLIDAIKPGSVNYDLVKEGGTGEENLDNAKYAISLARKCGARVYALPEDITEVKPKMVMTVFACLMAMDYIPNMDSVKQQNNVNNSQ; encoded by the exons ATCGACGAAAACGGAGACGGCTTCATCAATCTGACCGAGTTACGAAGCGCTCTGGACATCTGTGGCTTCAAGATGCCCGGTTACAAAGTTCGCCAGATGATCGAGGAATACGACGATAAACAGAGATCAGAGCACAAAGGACGTCTTTCCTTCGAAGAATTCGAGAAATTGTGCAAAAAGTTAAAGGCCAATGAACTCGGCTCCACGTTCAAACAAGTGGTGTCGAAGAAGGAGAATCTGGAGACGTTGGGTGGTATCTCGGAGGCGTCCAGTGAAGGAACCACCCACTCGGTCAGATTAGAGGAGCAACTTGCCTTCAGTGATTGGATCAACACAAATCTGTCGCATGATCCTGATTTGAAACACCTGCTGCCCATTGATGCTGAAGGGAAGACCCTGTACGAGAAGGTCAAGGATGGAATTCTTCTCTG CAAGATAATTAATCATTCCTGCCCCGACACCATCGACGAGCGTACCATCAACAAGAAGAACCTGACATTGTACAAGAAGCACGAGAATCTGACCCTAGCTCTATCATCAGCCCAAGCAATCGGCTGCAACATCGTCAACATCGACGCCCACGATCTCATCAAAGGTTCACCTCACCTGGTTCTGGGTCTCCTCTGGCAAATTATCAGGATCGGTCTGTTCAATCAAATCACCCTGGAGAACTGTCCTGGTCTGGCTACCTTGCTCCAAGACGGCGAACGTATCGAGGATCTATTAAAATTGTCCCCAGAATCGATTCTCCTCAGATGGGTGAACCATCACCTGGAGAACGCTGGTATCGCCAGAAGGTGCAAGAATTTCTACTCAGACATCACCGACTCGGCGATCTACACTTATCTTATCAAACAAATCGCACCACCCAATGCTGGTGTCACCCTGGAGGCTCTAATGGAACCCAACCACACCTCGCGAGCAGAGATCATGCTGCAACAGGCAGCCAAATTAGGTTGCCGCAGTTTCGTAACCCCGAGCGACGTGGTCCATGGTATCTACAAATTGAATTTGGCCTTCGTGGCGAACCTGTTCAATAATTACCCGGGTCTAGACAAGCCGGAGAGCAATATAGAAGGATTGGAATCGTTGGAGGAGACTAGAGAAGAGAAAACATATAGAAATTGGATGAACTCCATGGGAGTGGTTCCCTATGTAAATTGGTTGTACTCCGATTTAACCGATGGTCTGGTGATCTTCCAGTTGTACGACATCATTAAACCAGGAACGGTTAACTGGAACAGGGTACACCAGTACTTCAGCAAGTTAAGGAAGTTCATGGAGAAGTTGGAGAATTGTAATTACGCTGTCGAGCTAGGGAAAACGATGAACTTCTCGTTGGTTGGGATCGCCGGGCAGGATATAAACGATGGAAACGCAACGTTGACCCTCGCATTGATCTGGCAGCTGATGAGGTCGTACACGTTGTCTCTGTTGACGTCGCTGGCTGGTACTCAGGGTAGTACCATGGTGGAGAAGGAGGTTGTTCAGTGGGTGAACTCGAAATTACAGGGGGCTGGGAAGACTAGTAGTATCAAAGGTTTCCAAGATTCCTCGATAGCCGATGGGAAAGTGGTTATCGATCTGATCGATGCCATCAAACCGGGATCTGTGAACTATGATCTGGTTAAGGAGGGAGGCACCGGAGAG GAGAACCTGGACAACGCGAAATACGCGATATCCTTGGCACGAAAATGTGGCGCGCGCGTTTACGCGCTACCGGAGGACATAACCGAGGTGAAACCTAAGATGGTGATGACGGTGTTCGCTTGTCTGATGGCGATGGACTACATCCCGAATATGGACTCGGTGAAGCAGCAGAACAACGTGAACAACAGTCAATAA
- the LOC117600105 gene encoding vitellogenin: MLAIILPFFLAAHVPVDQPSESSNWQQYGPESTYDVLVNMSLSNIVHQKDNFCSMIGAELKCRSKGSDTLGCRFANGKIVRPDPEDPRCSNAKNFVPITNRFIDEQPFEVRFNSRGIENLVVSRNIARWRLDMIRAIIGQLNVGFELEKGRQRFVTMENSSIGYCEVEIRMSRTGYSEEDTADNRRRFQIVFEPERDNMVPLDRAVVRIEKVRRPKNCPNRKIYFFGNQLDFSSGYKNIFMDMTTSISHIRISENEMHSYTESTGIMRTLNKPRTMHMHQKISISLKSIDPARGALPEILDPASTSLYAYTNLDRIPEEE; the protein is encoded by the exons ATGTTGGCAATAATTCTACCATTTTTCCTAG CCGCACACGTACCCGTGGACCAGCCATCCGAGAGCTCAAATTGGCAGCAATATGGTCCAGAATCCACTTACGACGTACTGGTGAACATGTCTTTGTCTAACATCGTCCATCAAAAGGATAATTTCTGTTCGATGATCGGTGCCGAGTTAAAGTGCAGATCAAAAGGTAGCGACACCCTCGGTTGTCGTTTCGCAAACGGCAAAATCGTACGACCAGACCCGGAGGACCCGAGATGCTCGAACGCGAAGAATTTCGTGCCAATAACCAACCGATTCATTGACGAACAACCATTTGAAGTCAGATTTAATTCAAGAGGCATCGAGAATCTTGTCGTCTCGAGGAATATTGCCAGATGGAGGCTAGATATGATTAGGGCCATTATTGGTCAACTGAACGTCGGCTTTGAACTGGAAAAGGGACGACAAAGGTTCGTTACCATGGAGAACTCTAGTATCGGCTACTGCGAGGTGGAGATCAGAATGTCAAGGACAGGATACAGTGAAGAGGACACCGCGGATAATCGTCGGAGATTTCAGATTGTCTTTGAACCAGAGAGAGACAACATGGTGCCATTGGACAGGGCAGTAGTTCGGATAGAAAAGGTCAGAAGACCCAAGAACTGTCCCAATAGGAAGATATATTTCTTTGGGAATCAACTGGATTTCAGTTCTGGGTATAAGAATATCTTCATGGATATG ACAACATCCATCAGCCACATACGCATCTCAGAAAATGAAATGCATTCGTACACAGAATCAACAGGCATCATGAGAACGTTAAACAAGCCAAGAACGATGCACATGCATCAGAAGATAAGCATCTCCTTGAAGAGCATAGATCCTGCACGAGGTGCATTACCAGAGATCCTGGATCCTGCATCGACCAGTCTATACGCATATACTAATTTAGACAGAATCCCTGAAGAAGAATAA